One Streptomyces sp. L2 genomic window carries:
- a CDS encoding STAS domain-containing protein, producing the protein MAVAFNVTGVDGGEWAVLRVSGELDLMTSPVLRQHVHDVVAEGHHQLVVDLSDVFFCDSSGVGVLIAARRLIRSCQGRLRLILPDRGADDGSHVNRVLGALGVRRLFDVHPDIDSATADEIDPLSA; encoded by the coding sequence ATGGCCGTGGCATTCAACGTGACCGGCGTCGACGGGGGCGAGTGGGCCGTGCTCCGGGTGTCGGGGGAACTGGACCTGATGACCTCGCCGGTGCTGCGCCAGCACGTGCACGACGTGGTCGCCGAGGGGCACCACCAACTCGTCGTGGACCTGTCCGACGTGTTCTTCTGCGACTCCAGCGGCGTCGGCGTGCTCATCGCCGCCCGCCGCCTCATCCGCTCCTGCCAGGGCCGGCTGCGGCTGATCCTGCCCGACCGGGGCGCGGACGACGGCTCGCACGTGAACCGGGTCCTCGGCGCGCTCGGCGTGCGTCGGCTGTTCGACGTCCACCCCGACATCGACTCCGCCACCGCCGACGAGATCGACCCCCTTTCGGCCTGA